A genomic segment from Streptomyces sp. NBC_01233 encodes:
- a CDS encoding SsgA family sporulation/cell division regulator: MITVIEQAAQARLVATAPKVETVPVTLCYDRADPFAVRMAFPAPATLEGVEVSWTFSRELLESGLDRPSGRGDVRVRPYDGDRTTIEFHAAEGVAIVLMLTAELHRFLERAAAVVAPGLEHLYLDMDHSLAELMRDTC; the protein is encoded by the coding sequence TTGATCACTGTCATCGAGCAGGCCGCACAGGCCCGTCTGGTCGCCACCGCGCCGAAGGTCGAGACCGTGCCCGTCACCCTCTGCTACGACCGTGCGGATCCTTTCGCCGTGCGGATGGCCTTCCCCGCCCCGGCGACGCTGGAGGGGGTCGAGGTCTCGTGGACCTTCTCCCGCGAGCTGCTGGAGTCCGGGCTGGACCGTCCGTCGGGCCGTGGCGACGTCCGCGTGCGCCCGTACGACGGCGACCGGACGACCATCGAGTTCCATGCGGCGGAGGGCGTCGCGATCGTGCTGATGCTGACGGCCGAGCTGCACCGCTTCCTGGAGCGGGCGGCGGCCGTGGTGGCGCCGGGCCTGGAGCACCTCTACCTCGACATGGACCACAGCCTGGCCGAGCTGATGCGCGACACCTGCTGA
- a CDS encoding WD40/YVTN/BNR-like repeat-containing protein, which yields MRVGVGLCAAALVVGASAAPAPAHAGADPAREPSAGAPPAQELRGAGWALKETGKTARFRGLAAVSRSTAWVAGSQGTVLRTLDGGRSWQDVSPPGAVAEGLELRDIEAFDARRAVALSIGEGEASRVLRTEDGGATWTETFRNPDPRAFYDCLTFFDARHGLAMSDPVDGRFRILSTDDGGRNWRVLPAEGMPEALPGEAGFAASGQCLVSAGPRDVWLATGGGASARVLHSADRGLTWRVAESTVPAGDPARGVFALAFRDRTRGLAVGGDYRTGQASPQAAAVSSDGGRTWSQAAAPPPAYRSGAAWFPYSRGTALAVGPTGTDVTTNGGRSWRPLEPGSFDTVDCAADTGCWAAGEKGRVARLERR from the coding sequence ATGAGAGTTGGAGTGGGCCTGTGCGCGGCAGCCCTGGTGGTGGGGGCGTCGGCCGCCCCCGCCCCCGCCCACGCCGGGGCGGACCCGGCCCGGGAACCGTCCGCCGGGGCCCCGCCGGCGCAGGAGTTACGGGGCGCCGGCTGGGCGCTGAAGGAGACCGGGAAGACCGCACGCTTCCGGGGGCTCGCGGCGGTCAGCCGGAGCACGGCCTGGGTGGCCGGTTCCCAGGGGACCGTGCTGCGCACCCTGGACGGCGGGCGCAGCTGGCAGGACGTCTCGCCGCCCGGAGCGGTCGCGGAGGGGCTGGAGCTGCGCGACATCGAGGCCTTCGACGCGCGGCGCGCGGTGGCCCTGTCCATCGGGGAGGGCGAGGCCTCCAGGGTGCTGCGCACCGAGGACGGCGGCGCCACCTGGACCGAGACCTTCCGCAACCCCGACCCGCGCGCCTTCTACGACTGCCTGACCTTCTTCGACGCCCGGCACGGACTGGCGATGAGCGATCCGGTGGACGGCAGGTTCCGCATCCTGTCCACGGACGACGGCGGGCGGAACTGGCGGGTCCTGCCGGCCGAGGGCATGCCCGAGGCGCTGCCCGGCGAGGCGGGCTTCGCCGCGAGCGGCCAGTGCCTGGTCAGCGCGGGCCCGCGGGACGTCTGGCTGGCCACGGGCGGCGGGGCGAGCGCGCGGGTCCTGCACTCCGCGGACCGCGGTCTGACCTGGCGGGTCGCCGAATCCACCGTCCCGGCCGGCGATCCGGCGCGCGGGGTCTTCGCCCTCGCCTTCCGCGACCGTACGAGGGGACTCGCGGTCGGCGGCGACTACCGCACCGGGCAGGCCTCCCCGCAGGCCGCGGCCGTCTCCTCCGACGGGGGACGCACCTGGAGCCAGGCGGCGGCTCCGCCGCCCGCCTACCGCTCGGGCGCGGCCTGGTTCCCGTACAGCCGGGGGACGGCCCTCGCGGTGGGGCCGACGGGCACGGACGTGACCACAAACGGCGGCCGTAGCTGGCGGCCGCTGGAGCCGGGGTCCTTCGACACGGTCGACTGTGCGGCGGACACGGGATGCTGGGCGGCGGGGGAGAAGGGGCGGGTGGCGCGGCTGGAGCGGCGCTGA
- a CDS encoding alpha/beta hydrolase: MPTHGHDERGLGESGGRASTILDYRAIIRRLHAEHGDFSAVVAHSFGVLATFSMLRDGVRADRVVGIGGVADFDYLLDRFCARLSLGGSVGRALRIHVERRLFPGEPDIRHRLDAARRSADMRAPILLVHDADDDVAALSRSRAIADAYGPQVRLIETAGLGHRRILADPEVMAKAVEFAMSEAGSEPDLDSDSDSESTSASASARRE; encoded by the coding sequence TTGCCCACGCACGGCCATGACGAACGGGGGCTGGGGGAGTCCGGCGGCCGCGCCTCCACGATCCTCGACTACCGCGCCATCATCCGCCGACTGCACGCGGAGCACGGCGACTTCTCGGCCGTCGTGGCCCACTCCTTCGGCGTGCTCGCCACCTTCTCCATGCTGCGGGACGGCGTACGGGCCGACCGCGTCGTCGGCATCGGAGGCGTGGCGGACTTCGACTACCTCCTGGACCGGTTCTGCGCACGGCTGAGCCTGGGCGGGTCGGTCGGGCGCGCCCTGCGCATCCACGTCGAGCGCCGGCTGTTCCCCGGCGAACCCGACATCCGGCATCGCCTCGACGCCGCCCGCCGTTCCGCGGACATGCGGGCGCCGATCCTGCTCGTCCACGACGCGGACGACGACGTGGCCGCCCTCTCCCGGTCCCGGGCGATCGCCGACGCCTACGGCCCGCAGGTTCGCCTGATCGAGACCGCCGGCCTGGGCCATCGACGCATCCTGGCCGACCCCGAAGTCATGGCGAAAGCCGTCGAGTTCGCGATGTCCGAGGCGGGGTCCGAGCCCGACTTGGACTCCGACTCCGACTCCGAGTCGACGTCTGCGTCTGCGTCCGCGCGACGCGAGTGA
- a CDS encoding TetR/AcrR family transcriptional regulator, whose protein sequence is MADGRVERGNQTRRTVLERTMNVASVDGLEGLSLRKIAADLGLSKSGVFALFGSKEDLQLATLRAAVDVFVDQVVRPVRAEPAGLAKVWRMCKGWLDYSGRRVFPGGCFFYSVSAEFDARPGPVRDEIAKVRSDWTRYVERVLDEARLAGGFRDAADASDVPQLAFELIALMELANAHSVLHGDPMAYERAGRGILGRLRAVAAAPDELPERPPAFTAPS, encoded by the coding sequence ATGGCTGACGGACGCGTGGAACGCGGCAACCAGACACGGCGGACCGTTCTGGAGCGGACGATGAACGTCGCCTCCGTGGACGGCCTCGAAGGCCTGTCCCTGAGGAAGATCGCCGCGGATCTCGGCCTGAGCAAGAGTGGGGTCTTCGCCCTCTTCGGCTCCAAGGAGGACCTGCAGCTCGCCACCCTCCGCGCCGCCGTCGACGTGTTCGTCGACCAGGTCGTACGGCCCGTGCGCGCGGAACCCGCCGGTCTCGCCAAGGTATGGCGGATGTGTAAGGGCTGGCTCGACTACTCCGGGCGCCGCGTCTTCCCCGGTGGCTGCTTCTTCTACTCCGTCTCCGCGGAGTTCGACGCACGCCCCGGCCCCGTACGTGACGAGATCGCCAAGGTGCGGTCCGACTGGACGCGTTACGTGGAGCGGGTCCTCGACGAGGCGCGGCTGGCCGGCGGGTTCCGGGACGCGGCAGATGCGTCGGACGTGCCGCAGCTCGCCTTCGAGTTGATCGCCCTGATGGAGCTCGCCAACGCGCATTCCGTCCTGCACGGGGACCCGATGGCGTACGAACGGGCCGGCCGGGGGATCCTCGGCCGGCTGCGTGCGGTGGCGGCCGCTCCGGACGAACTCCCGGAACGGCCGCCTGCCTTCACCGCTCCTTCCTGA
- a CDS encoding WhiB family transcriptional regulator: MSMNTTTAATDTAWYELALCAQTGPGFFFPEPGSSLRDAKRLCGACEGRAACLEYALANDERFGVWGGLSEAERLALRPRH, translated from the coding sequence ATGTCTATGAACACCACTACCGCAGCCACGGACACCGCCTGGTACGAACTCGCCCTGTGCGCCCAGACGGGCCCTGGCTTCTTCTTCCCGGAGCCGGGCTCGTCGCTGCGCGACGCGAAGCGGCTGTGCGGGGCGTGCGAGGGGCGGGCGGCGTGCCTGGAGTACGCCCTGGCCAATGACGAGCGCTTCGGCGTCTGGGGCGGCCTCTCGGAAGCCGAACGCCTCGCCCTCCGCCCCCGCCACTGA
- a CDS encoding endonuclease V, translating into MTSVKTPADEAEARAIQDELRHQVVLTEPGPPPGRGLVAGVDVAYDDERDLVAAAAVVLDAATLEVVEEATAVGHVSFPYVPGLLAFRELPTVLAALDALTTGPGLVVCDGYGLAHPRGFGLACHLGVVTGLPAIGVAKNPFTFTYEEPGARRGDAAALLAADGAEVGRALRTQDGIKPVYVSVGHRVSLDNACAHVLALSPRFRIPETTRHADSLCRRALREATA; encoded by the coding sequence ATGACGAGTGTGAAGACCCCCGCCGACGAGGCCGAGGCCCGGGCGATACAGGACGAACTACGCCATCAGGTCGTGCTCACCGAGCCCGGCCCCCCACCCGGCCGCGGGCTGGTCGCGGGAGTGGACGTGGCCTACGACGACGAGCGCGACCTGGTCGCCGCCGCGGCCGTGGTGCTCGACGCCGCCACCCTGGAGGTCGTCGAGGAGGCCACCGCAGTCGGGCACGTCAGCTTCCCGTACGTACCCGGGCTGCTCGCCTTCCGCGAGCTGCCGACCGTACTGGCCGCCCTCGACGCCCTGACCACCGGGCCCGGCCTCGTGGTCTGCGACGGCTACGGCCTCGCCCACCCGCGCGGCTTCGGCCTCGCCTGCCACCTCGGCGTGGTCACCGGGCTCCCGGCGATCGGCGTCGCGAAGAATCCGTTCACCTTCACCTACGAGGAACCGGGCGCCCGGCGGGGCGACGCCGCCGCGCTGCTCGCGGCCGACGGGGCCGAGGTCGGGCGGGCGCTGCGGACGCAGGACGGGATCAAGCCGGTCTACGTCTCCGTAGGGCACCGGGTCTCGCTGGACAACGCCTGCGCGCACGTCCTGGCCCTGAGCCCCCGCTTCCGGATCCCCGAGACCACCCGGCACGCCGACTCCCTGTGCCGGCGCGCCCTGCGCGAGGCCACCGCCTAG
- a CDS encoding ATP-dependent DNA ligase translates to MDLPVMPPVKPMLAKSVAKIPPGMQYEAKWDGFRAIVHRDGDEIEIGSRTGKTLTRYFPELAQALKDNLPDRCVVDGEIVIVHGGRLDFDRLTERIHPAQSRVALLAETTPASFVAFDLLALGDESLLDTPLTGRRAALVRSLSTARPPVHLAPATTDPALAQEWFERFEGAGLDGVIAKPLDLLYRPDARLMFKIKHERTADVVVAGFRFHKSGPIVGSLLLGLYDAHGTLQHVGVCAAFPMKRRAELVEELEPLRMPDPAGHPWAAWAEESAHESARLPGAQSRWTGKKDLSWVPLRPERVVEVKYDHMEGDRFRHTAQFRRWREDRTPESCTYTQLEEVVGYDLAEVLGPAAGTGGASGTAGASGTGGAAG, encoded by the coding sequence ATGGATCTGCCAGTGATGCCGCCCGTGAAACCGATGCTCGCCAAGTCCGTGGCGAAGATCCCGCCCGGCATGCAGTACGAGGCCAAGTGGGACGGCTTCCGGGCCATCGTCCATCGCGACGGCGACGAGATCGAGATCGGCAGCCGTACGGGCAAGACGCTGACCCGGTACTTTCCCGAGCTGGCGCAGGCACTGAAGGACAATCTGCCGGACCGCTGCGTCGTCGACGGCGAGATCGTGATCGTTCACGGCGGGCGGCTCGATTTCGACCGGCTGACCGAGCGGATCCATCCCGCGCAGTCCCGTGTCGCCCTGCTGGCCGAGACCACCCCCGCCAGCTTCGTCGCCTTCGACCTGCTCGCGCTGGGCGACGAGTCACTCCTCGACACGCCGCTCACCGGCCGCCGTGCCGCCCTGGTCCGGTCGCTCTCCACTGCTCGGCCCCCCGTCCACCTCGCGCCCGCGACCACCGATCCCGCGCTCGCGCAGGAGTGGTTCGAGCGGTTCGAGGGCGCCGGGCTCGACGGAGTGATCGCCAAACCGCTCGATCTCCTCTACCGGCCCGACGCCCGCCTCATGTTCAAGATCAAGCACGAACGTACCGCCGACGTCGTCGTCGCGGGTTTCCGTTTCCACAAGAGCGGTCCGATTGTCGGATCGCTGCTCCTCGGTCTGTACGACGCCCACGGCACCCTCCAGCACGTGGGCGTCTGCGCGGCCTTCCCCATGAAGCGCCGCGCAGAGCTGGTGGAGGAGCTCGAACCCCTGCGGATGCCGGACCCGGCCGGACATCCGTGGGCCGCCTGGGCAGAGGAGTCGGCCCACGAGAGCGCCCGGTTGCCGGGCGCGCAGAGCCGCTGGACCGGCAAGAAGGACCTGTCCTGGGTGCCGCTGCGCCCCGAGCGGGTCGTCGAGGTGAAGTACGACCACATGGAGGGCGACCGCTTCCGGCACACCGCCCAGTTCCGCCGCTGGCGGGAGGACCGGACACCGGAGAGCTGCACCTACACCCAGCTGGAGGAGGTCGTCGGCTACGACCTCGCCGAAGTGCTCGGCCCGGCCGCCGGTACCGGCGGTGCTTCCGGTACGGCCGGCGCCTCCGGTACCGGAGGCGCCGCCGGCTGA
- a CDS encoding ABC-F family ATP-binding cassette domain-containing protein: MSHAPAFITCSALSFDWPDGTPVFDGFQLAVGPGRTGLIGLNGCGKSTLLKLIAGELTPTGGQSAVTGSVGHLPQTVTLDTALRVDEALGIHTARAALHAIEAGEATEANFTAVGDDWDVEERALATLDQLGLAGIGLDRTVGELSGGESVLLRLAALLLARPDVLLLDEPTNNLDLRARGRLYAAVESWSGVMLVVSHDRELLERVDQIADLRDGEVRWYGGNFSDYEEMLAAEQEAAGRMVRVAEADVQRQKRELADAQVKLARRKRYGQKMFENKREPKIVMGARKRAAQESAGKHRIMHTEKLAQAKERLDQAVEAVRDDDEIRIDLPATRVPPGRRVLTLSGLRLAHGASVPGEWELRGPERIALVGRNGSGKTTLLRTVAGQLAPESGAAVAHVTTRFLPQRLDVLDESRSVVENVARFAPQATNNLIRARLAHFLFRGARADRPAGTLSGGERFRAALAALLLAEPAPQLLMLDEPTNNLDLSSVRQLTEALESYEGALVVASHDVPFLESIGVTRWLLLDGELRPTTAEEVRETLWHE; this comes from the coding sequence ATGAGCCACGCCCCTGCTTTCATCACCTGCTCCGCCCTGTCCTTCGACTGGCCCGACGGCACTCCCGTCTTCGACGGGTTCCAACTCGCCGTCGGCCCCGGCCGCACCGGCCTGATCGGACTCAACGGCTGCGGGAAGTCCACCCTGCTGAAGCTGATCGCCGGTGAACTGACCCCGACCGGGGGCCAGTCGGCCGTCACCGGCTCGGTCGGCCACCTCCCCCAGACGGTCACCCTCGACACCGCGCTGCGCGTGGACGAGGCGCTCGGCATCCACACCGCCCGCGCCGCCCTCCACGCCATCGAGGCGGGCGAGGCCACCGAGGCGAACTTCACCGCCGTCGGCGACGACTGGGACGTGGAGGAGCGGGCCCTGGCCACGCTCGACCAGCTCGGTCTCGCCGGAATCGGCCTGGACCGCACCGTCGGCGAGCTCTCGGGCGGCGAGTCCGTGCTGCTGCGGCTGGCCGCGCTGCTGCTCGCGCGTCCCGACGTCCTGCTGCTGGACGAGCCCACCAACAACCTGGACCTGCGCGCCCGGGGCCGCCTGTACGCGGCCGTCGAGTCCTGGTCCGGGGTGATGCTCGTGGTCAGCCACGACCGGGAGCTGCTGGAGCGGGTCGATCAGATCGCCGATCTGCGCGACGGCGAAGTCCGCTGGTACGGAGGGAACTTCAGCGACTACGAGGAGATGCTCGCCGCCGAACAGGAGGCTGCCGGGCGGATGGTCCGGGTCGCGGAGGCCGACGTACAGCGGCAGAAGCGCGAACTGGCCGACGCGCAGGTCAAACTGGCGCGGCGCAAGCGGTACGGCCAGAAGATGTTCGAGAACAAGCGCGAGCCGAAGATCGTGATGGGTGCGCGCAAGCGGGCGGCGCAGGAGTCGGCCGGCAAGCACCGGATCATGCACACCGAGAAGCTGGCGCAGGCGAAGGAGCGGCTGGACCAGGCGGTGGAGGCGGTGCGCGACGACGACGAGATCCGGATCGATCTGCCCGCCACCCGGGTCCCGCCGGGGCGCCGGGTGCTGACCCTGAGCGGTCTGCGCCTGGCCCACGGGGCCTCCGTACCGGGCGAGTGGGAGCTTCGGGGTCCGGAGCGGATCGCCCTGGTGGGCCGCAACGGCTCGGGGAAGACCACGCTGCTGCGCACGGTCGCGGGGCAGCTCGCACCGGAGTCCGGGGCGGCGGTGGCGCATGTGACCACGCGGTTCCTGCCGCAGCGGCTGGACGTGCTCGACGAGAGCCGGTCGGTCGTGGAGAACGTGGCACGGTTCGCCCCGCAGGCCACGAACAACCTGATCCGGGCGCGGCTCGCGCACTTCCTGTTCCGGGGCGCCCGGGCGGACCGGCCGGCCGGCACCCTGTCGGGCGGCGAGCGGTTCCGGGCGGCGCTGGCGGCCCTGCTGCTGGCGGAGCCCGCCCCGCAGCTGCTCATGCTCGACGAGCCCACGAACAACCTGGACCTGTCGAGCGTGCGGCAGCTGACGGAGGCGCTGGAGTCCTACGAGGGCGCCCTGGTGGTGGCGAGCCACGACGTGCCGTTCCTGGAGTCGATCGGCGTCACGCGGTGGCTGCTGCTGGACGGCGAGCTGCGGCCGACCACGGCCGAGGAGGTCCGGGAAACACTGTGGCACGAGTGA
- a CDS encoding acyl-ACP desaturase, with protein MTITSPHLGSSEAWTDAKLLFALEEVVEKELNRHLKVTKDWMPHEYVPWSDGRNFPGFFEDGEAWDPEQSKVTDIGKIALVVNLLTEDNLPSYHHEIATLFGRNGAWGTWVHRWTAEEGRHGIVMRDYLLASRAVDPDKLEAFRMQHMSEGFESDNRHSMLHSVAYVAFQELATRISHRNTGHQSGDPVCDRMLARIAQDENLHMVFYRNLLGAAFELAPDLTMQAVRDVVVNFRMPGHGMPGFERMAAQMAIGGVYNLRIHHDDVLSPVIRFLKIMDIDGLGPEGQKAQEELGLFMNGLDSEARKFDERLAARAARIAARKG; from the coding sequence GTGACGATCACCTCTCCCCACCTCGGCAGCTCGGAGGCGTGGACCGACGCCAAGCTGCTGTTCGCGCTGGAAGAGGTGGTCGAGAAGGAGCTCAACCGCCATCTGAAGGTCACCAAGGACTGGATGCCCCACGAGTACGTCCCGTGGAGCGACGGCCGGAACTTCCCGGGCTTCTTCGAAGACGGCGAGGCCTGGGACCCGGAGCAGTCCAAGGTCACCGACATCGGCAAGATCGCACTCGTCGTGAACCTGCTGACCGAGGACAACCTCCCCAGCTACCACCACGAGATCGCCACCCTCTTCGGGCGCAACGGCGCCTGGGGCACCTGGGTGCACCGCTGGACGGCCGAGGAGGGCCGCCACGGCATCGTGATGCGCGACTACCTGCTGGCCTCGCGCGCCGTGGACCCGGACAAGCTGGAAGCGTTCCGCATGCAGCACATGTCGGAGGGTTTCGAGTCCGACAACCGCCACTCCATGCTGCACTCGGTGGCGTACGTGGCCTTCCAGGAGCTCGCCACCCGCATCTCGCACCGCAACACCGGCCACCAGTCCGGTGACCCGGTCTGCGACCGGATGCTGGCGCGCATCGCGCAGGACGAGAACCTGCACATGGTCTTCTACCGCAACCTGCTGGGCGCGGCCTTCGAGCTCGCCCCGGACCTGACCATGCAGGCCGTCCGGGACGTCGTGGTCAACTTCCGGATGCCCGGACACGGCATGCCCGGCTTCGAGCGGATGGCCGCCCAGATGGCGATCGGCGGGGTCTACAACCTGCGGATCCACCACGACGACGTACTGAGCCCCGTGATCCGCTTCCTGAAGATCATGGACATCGACGGCCTCGGCCCCGAGGGCCAGAAGGCCCAGGAGGAGCTCGGCCTGTTCATGAACGGCCTGGACAGCGAGGCCCGCAAGTTCGACGAGCGCCTGGCCGCCCGCGCGGCACGGATCGCGGCCCGCAAGGGCTGA
- a CDS encoding YciI family protein, with protein MFVMELTYTAPVEAVEEEMDAHVAWLDGYYAAGVFLASGRKVPRDGGVILAGGVSRAEIEKIAAEDPFTVAGVCAYRITEFIATKTSSDLATVRENPVA; from the coding sequence ATGTTCGTCATGGAGCTCACCTACACCGCACCCGTCGAGGCCGTCGAAGAGGAGATGGACGCCCACGTCGCCTGGCTGGACGGCTACTACGCGGCGGGTGTCTTCCTCGCGTCGGGGCGCAAGGTCCCGCGCGACGGTGGCGTGATCCTGGCCGGCGGGGTGTCCCGGGCCGAGATCGAGAAGATCGCGGCCGAGGACCCCTTCACGGTGGCGGGCGTCTGCGCCTACCGCATCACCGAGTTCATCGCCACGAAGACCTCGTCGGACCTCGCGACGGTGCGGGAGAACCCGGTGGCGTAG
- a CDS encoding saccharopine dehydrogenase family protein, translating into MNARVPQDRPERAYDVVLFGATGFVGALTAEYLAAHAPAGCRWALAGRDLAKLERLRERLAAIDPACAGLPLLRADAANAGALRELAASTRVLATTVGPYVWYGAELVAACAEAGTDYVDLTGEPEFVDRMYVEHDARARETGARLVHACGFDSIPADLGAYFTVRQLPEGVPLTVDGFVRSNALFSGGTLASALTALSRGPQTMAAARQRRLHEPRLLGRRARGPVGAPRFSRETGTWAMPLPTLDPRIVARSAAALERYGPDFRYRHYASVKHLPVAVGGTAALGATVALAQVPPARQWLMNRWEPGAGPDAERRARSWFSLRFVGEGGGRRVLTEVSGGDPGYTETAKMLAESALCLAYDALPEAAGQLTTAVAMGDALIARLQKAGIAFRVADAR; encoded by the coding sequence ATGAACGCACGGGTCCCGCAGGACCGACCGGAACGGGCCTACGACGTCGTGCTCTTCGGCGCCACGGGGTTCGTCGGGGCGCTCACCGCCGAGTACCTGGCCGCGCACGCGCCCGCCGGCTGCCGGTGGGCCCTCGCCGGCCGGGACCTCGCGAAGCTGGAGCGGCTGCGCGAGCGGCTGGCCGCGATCGATCCCGCGTGCGCGGGGCTGCCGCTGCTGCGGGCGGACGCGGCCAACGCCGGGGCCCTGCGCGAGCTCGCCGCCTCCACGCGGGTGCTGGCCACGACCGTGGGGCCGTACGTCTGGTACGGGGCGGAACTCGTGGCCGCCTGCGCCGAGGCGGGCACGGACTACGTGGACCTCACCGGCGAGCCGGAGTTCGTGGACCGGATGTACGTGGAGCACGACGCGCGGGCCCGGGAGACCGGTGCGCGGCTTGTCCACGCCTGCGGCTTCGACTCGATCCCCGCCGACCTCGGGGCCTACTTCACGGTCCGGCAGCTGCCGGAAGGCGTGCCGCTGACGGTCGACGGGTTCGTACGGTCCAACGCCCTCTTCTCCGGCGGGACCCTGGCCTCCGCGCTGACCGCGCTGTCCCGCGGCCCCCAGACCATGGCGGCCGCCCGGCAGCGCCGGCTGCACGAACCCCGGCTGCTGGGGCGGCGGGCCCGCGGGCCGGTGGGCGCGCCGCGGTTCAGCCGGGAGACCGGCACCTGGGCGATGCCCCTGCCCACCCTGGACCCGCGGATCGTGGCCCGTTCGGCGGCCGCCCTGGAGCGGTACGGCCCGGACTTCCGCTACCGGCACTACGCCTCCGTCAAGCACCTCCCGGTCGCGGTCGGCGGTACGGCGGCGCTGGGCGCGACGGTGGCCCTGGCCCAGGTGCCGCCGGCCCGGCAGTGGCTGATGAACCGCTGGGAGCCGGGCGCGGGGCCGGACGCGGAGCGCCGAGCGCGCAGCTGGTTCAGCCTGCGGTTCGTGGGCGAGGGCGGCGGCCGGCGGGTGCTCACCGAGGTGTCGGGCGGCGACCCGGGCTACACGGAGACGGCGAAGATGCTGGCGGAGTCGGCGCTGTGCCTGGCCTACGACGCCCTGCCCGAGGCCGCCGGACAGCTGACGACGGCCGTGGCGATGGGCGACGCCCTCATCGCCCGCCTGCAGAAGGCGGGGATCGCCTTCCGGGTGGCCGACGCCCGCTGA
- the ligD gene encoding non-homologous end-joining DNA ligase, which produces MGAAGNAIELDAGGRTVRLSSPDKVYFPERGLTKRHVAEYYLAVADGITRALRNRPTTLERFPDGVEGESFFQKRAPKNLPEWIPTAHISFPSGRSADEICPTEPAAVLWAANLGCLTFHPWPVRREDTDRPDELRIDLDPQPGTDYHHAVAAAHELRALLEELGLRGWPKTSGGRGLHVFVPIAPRWTFTEVRRCAIALGRELERRMPGKVTTAWWKEERGERIFVDYNQTARDRTIASAYSIRPRPHAPVSAPLRWDEVDDAEPRDFDIVTMPARFAELGDLHADMDEHAFALDPVLELADRDEHEHGLGDMPYPPDYPKMPGEPKRVQPSRAKHED; this is translated from the coding sequence ATGGGTGCTGCCGGTAATGCGATCGAGCTGGACGCGGGCGGGCGGACGGTACGGCTGTCCAGCCCGGACAAGGTGTACTTCCCGGAGCGCGGCCTCACCAAGCGGCACGTGGCCGAGTACTACCTGGCCGTCGCGGACGGCATCACGCGAGCCCTGCGCAACCGGCCCACGACCCTGGAACGCTTCCCGGACGGTGTGGAGGGCGAGTCCTTCTTCCAGAAGAGGGCGCCGAAGAACCTCCCCGAGTGGATCCCGACCGCCCACATCTCCTTCCCGAGCGGCCGCTCGGCCGACGAGATCTGCCCGACCGAGCCGGCCGCCGTCCTGTGGGCCGCCAACCTGGGCTGCCTCACCTTCCACCCCTGGCCGGTACGCCGCGAGGACACCGACCGCCCCGACGAACTGCGCATCGACCTGGACCCGCAGCCGGGGACCGACTACCACCACGCGGTGGCGGCCGCCCACGAGCTGCGCGCCCTGCTGGAGGAACTGGGCCTGCGCGGCTGGCCCAAGACCTCGGGCGGCCGCGGGCTGCACGTCTTCGTGCCGATCGCCCCGCGCTGGACCTTCACCGAGGTCCGCCGGTGCGCCATCGCCCTCGGCCGGGAACTCGAACGCCGGATGCCGGGCAAGGTCACGACGGCCTGGTGGAAGGAGGAACGCGGCGAGCGGATCTTCGTCGACTACAACCAGACGGCCCGCGACCGCACGATCGCCTCCGCCTACTCCATCCGCCCCCGCCCGCACGCCCCGGTCTCGGCGCCGCTGCGCTGGGACGAGGTGGACGACGCGGAGCCGCGCGACTTCGACATCGTGACGATGCCGGCCCGCTTCGCCGAACTGGGCGACCTGCACGCCGACATGGACGAACACGCCTTCGCCCTGGACCCCGTACTGGAACTCGCGGACCGCGACGAACACGAGCACGGCCTGGGCGACATGCCCTACCCGCCGGACTATCCGAAGATGCCGGGCGAACCCAAACGCGTCCAGCCCAGCCGCGCCAAGCACGAGGACTGA